The stretch of DNA CACAACGGCGTTATTAGCTGCCTCGTTTCCGCGATGGGTTCTCACCGCACCACGACTTGAACATCCATGTCCACATTTGATCGCTACATTTTACGCCGTTTTTGGCATGTGTTCGTCGTCAGTTTCATCGCGATGATGGGGCTGTACATCGTGATCGATGCGTTCAACAACATCGATAACTTCTTCAACGAAGGGGATTCAGGAACGCTGGGCGTGATGGGGACCATGGCTCGGTTTTATCTCTTTCGTTCCAGTATGTTTTTCGACACCATTGGCGGAATCGTTTCGGTGACGGCTGTCACCGTGGTTCTGTCTTTGATCTTACGACATGGCGAATTGAATCCCGTGCTGTCGGCGGGGATTCCCACCTATCGTCTGCTATTCCCCTTGTTGTGGGGCATGGTGATGGTGTCGGCGATCATGGTGATCAATAAAGAACTGATCATTCCCCGCATCGCCGATGAGTTGCAGATCGAAGCTGGGAAATCGGGTGACGAAGACGAACCGGTGGAACCGGTGTGGGACTTTGCCACGATGGTCCAAATCTCGGGGGATCGGCTTTACCCGGCACGCAATGCAATGACGAAGCCGGACTTTGTGTTGCCGACACCGGAATTCGTCGATAACCCGACCGCTCTGTCCGGCTCAGAAGCGATCTTCGTGCCCGCTGATGAAAACCACTCACGCTCCGGTTGGCTGATTAAAGAGGCTGAACCGTCGTTTGACGAATTGAAATTGACACTGAAGAAGGCTGGCCGCGCGACCATCACACGCGGATCCGCAGCCGATGAAATCTTTATCGCCACGGAGATTGATTTTGACCGTCTGTATCGCCCGGATAAAACCGTTGATTTCATCTCCACACCGGAGCTGATTCGCAGAATCAAAAGTCCGGCCTACGATGTGCTCTCGGTCCGTGAAAATAGCCTGTATCTGCATCAACGTTTTACGCAGCCGATCCTCAACATCTTATTGTTGTTCCTAATCTTGCCACTCATTGTTCGCCGCGAAGCCCGTGGGCTGGTTGTGAGCATGTGCCTGTCGGGATTGATGCAAGGCGTCGTTTTTGGAACCGCCCAGGCCTGTTTGTGGTTGGCCGGCATCGAAGTCATTGGACCGGATCTGGCTGCCTGGGGTCCGGTCATCGTCACCGGCGGTCTCGCCACTTGGTGCTGGCCAATGCTCCGTACCTAGAGGCGGGTTGTTTATCCGCTGTAGCGCGAGATTTGATTTTCCCAGCGGATTCAACCTCTGCTGTAATGGGGGGCGGGACTGCTTTGCCGCTACTTGTTTGAGGCGTTGACATCGCCTGGCAGCTCAGTTGACCACCTTCTGGCATTCCAGTAGCATTTCAGGCAGCGATTTTTCTGCCTGCACTTCAAAAGGTTTTAATGTCCCGCTCTGCTGCCTCACTGGTTCGGTCTTTCCACTGCCGCCACGCGCCGACTCTCTGAATCAACGAATATGACATCCGACAACCCATCCGGTCGCGCCCCATCCCTTAAAAACGTCGCCTACGGCCAACTGAAACAGTTGATCTTAGAGGGAGGAGTTGAGCCCGGCACGGTCTTGTCGGTCCGGCAGTTGGCCGATCAGCTGAAGATGAGCAAGACGCCCGTTCAAGCCGCTTTGGAACGGATGGAAGCAGAGGATCTGGTCACGTTCGCTCCGCAGCAAGGCGTGCTTGTCCGCCATGTGTCGATTGAGGACATCGCCAACCATTTTGAAATCCGCACGGCGCTGGAATCGTTCATTGTGGAACGTCTAGCCGGTGGTCTCACGGACGAGCAAACCCTGCGTTTGAAGGCCAATTTAACTGCGCAGCATGAACTGGCTCAATCGGGAGACGTGCTGGGTTGCGTCAAAAACGACACGGATTTTCATTTGCTGCTGTGTGAATTCCATGGGAATCAAGAATTCGCCAAAGTGATGCACCGACTCCGCGACCGCGTCTTTCAGGTGGTCTTTCGCATCGTCAAGCAGTTTCCCAACCGCATTACGGAAACGTATGAGGAACACCACGAGATTGCGACAGCCATCTTCGATGGCAATGGCGAACTTGCCGCTCAGCAGTTGGTTGTCCATTTGCAAAATGGATTGAAGCAGTTTATCCCGGCCTGATCATTCAGCCACAGGCAACTGTCGCTGTTGCAAGATCACAAAGCGTCCGCGGGAAGCTTACGGCTTCTTGGGGGCGGCATCGTCCGACGGGCGGTAGATCCATTCCGGATGGCCGTCTGGTTTGATCTCACCTTCGTCTTGGTCCAGTTCATCGCCGGGGCGGGTATATTCTTGAATGATCGTGCGGCGGTCGATGCGGTCGTCGCCTACTTTGATGTAGCCGTTGGAAAACCCAGACATAAAAATCCTAAAGAAGTCAGTCTTGGGGTCCACACCCCGCCAGATGGCAACGCCATAGGTCGATTGTTCCAGTTTGGCATCCGCGTCGGTCAATTCCGG from Symmachiella dynata encodes:
- a CDS encoding GntR family transcriptional regulator, producing the protein MTSDNPSGRAPSLKNVAYGQLKQLILEGGVEPGTVLSVRQLADQLKMSKTPVQAALERMEAEDLVTFAPQQGVLVRHVSIEDIANHFEIRTALESFIVERLAGGLTDEQTLRLKANLTAQHELAQSGDVLGCVKNDTDFHLLLCEFHGNQEFAKVMHRLRDRVFQVVFRIVKQFPNRITETYEEHHEIATAIFDGNGELAAQQLVVHLQNGLKQFIPA
- a CDS encoding LptF/LptG family permease, with protein sequence MSTFDRYILRRFWHVFVVSFIAMMGLYIVIDAFNNIDNFFNEGDSGTLGVMGTMARFYLFRSSMFFDTIGGIVSVTAVTVVLSLILRHGELNPVLSAGIPTYRLLFPLLWGMVMVSAIMVINKELIIPRIADELQIEAGKSGDEDEPVEPVWDFATMVQISGDRLYPARNAMTKPDFVLPTPEFVDNPTALSGSEAIFVPADENHSRSGWLIKEAEPSFDELKLTLKKAGRATITRGSAADEIFIATEIDFDRLYRPDKTVDFISTPELIRRIKSPAYDVLSVRENSLYLHQRFTQPILNILLLFLILPLIVRREARGLVVSMCLSGLMQGVVFGTAQACLWLAGIEVIGPDLAAWGPVIVTGGLATWCWPMLRT